A DNA window from Brassica napus cultivar Da-Ae chromosome A4, Da-Ae, whole genome shotgun sequence contains the following coding sequences:
- the LOC106419881 gene encoding F-box/kelch-repeat protein At1g64840, with protein MEQQSANMAPRKKKQQFPSSSANMSEPPSEKKASLSLSSSSSMVPDWTQLPEELLHIITEKLEHCFNVIHARSVCTSWRSTFPFPHSLLRPSYSLPAFGDFPYVSKGLCTLEKVPLFLFRVQTPAASPSEYFLGGVGRDECVDHMELQYPIQFSVKIPGSEPTVLNIRNSQVFPLGHQYRIMGWDPESWTTKFKGVAFLPLNEEGEFVVLLNYTMDLLVLRSSEMRWMRLKETSNAQCRQLVAFKGRFYAAFINGDFFIFDPYTLKRTPFTPLPLLRSSKYLVQAGDDELLLVEKFNPFPDAEILDFNRFTCRVSRLDNEADKWVEITDLGDRVLFIRDSGNFCCSAKELPDGCGVSGNSIVFTNTGYMTFAYKYGVHTGKEDDELNIWRFSRENRVTILNTSPMVAFKVEPETVYLTLDN; from the exons ATGGAGCAGCAATCAGCAAACATGGCGCCGAGAAAGAAGAAACAG CAGTTTCCGTCTTCGTCAGCAAACATGTCAGAACCTCCATCAGAAAAGAAGGCatcattatcattatcatcatcatcatcgatgGTGCCTGACTGGACTCAGCTCCCTGAAGAGCTACTTCACATTATCACGGAGAAACTAGAGCATTG TTTCAACGTTATTCATGCTCGCTCTGTTTGCACCTCATGGCGATCCACATTTCCCTTTCCTCATTCCCTGCTACGCCCAAGTTACTCTTTACCCGCGTTTGGCGATTTCCCTTATGTCAGTAAAGGCTTGTGCACTCTCGAGAAGGTCCCTTTGTTTCTCTTTAGAGTCCAAACTCCTGCTGCTTCACCATCGGAGTATTTCTTGGGAGGAGTAGGCCGAGATGAGTGTGTGGATCATATGGAGCTTCAGTATCCTATTCAATTCTCGGTGAAGATCCCAGGATCTGAACCAACCGTGTTGAACATACGCAACAGCCAGGTCTTCCCTCTGGGTCACCAGTACAGAATCATGGGTTGGGATCCTGAATCTTGGACAACAAAGTTCAAAGGCGTGGCTTTTCTTCCTCTAAACGAGGAGGGAGAATTTGTAGTGCTCCTCAATTACACTATGGATTTGTTAGTGTTAAGAAGTTCTGAGATGAGGTGGATGCGCCTTAAGGAAACCTCTAATGCTCAATGCCGGCAGTTAGTCGCTTTTAAAGGCAGATTTTATGCAGCCTTTATCAACGGGGACTTCTTCATTTTCGATCCTTATACGCTGAAACGGACTCCCTTCACGCCATTACCGCTTCTGAGGTCAAGTAAATACCTGGTTCAGGCTGGTGATGATGAGCTTTTACTTGTTGAGAAGTTCAACCCGTTTCCTGATGCTGAGATACTAGATTTTAACCGGTTCACTTGTAGAGTGAGCAGGCTAGACAATGAAGCTGACAAGTGGGTCGAGATCACCGATTTGGGAGACCGTGTGTTGTTTATTAGAGACTCTGGAAATTTCTGCTGCTCGGCTAAGGAGCTTCCCGATGGATGTGGTGTGAGCGGGAACTCAATTGTGTTCACCAATACGGGCTATATGACATTCGCCTATAAATATGGGGTACATACGGGGAAGGAAGACGACGAGCTCAATATTTGGAGATTCTCAAGAGAGAATCGTGTGACAATCCTCAACACATCCCCCATGGTGGCTTTCAAGGTTGAGCCGGAAACTGTATATCTTACTTTGGATAACTGA
- the LOC111210755 gene encoding F-box/kelch-repeat protein At2g24250-like, producing the protein MTEPATSSSSSLPLDSVSKLSLSPSTNEITVSVVPDCLHPVAIHDNKGSWSLERIPLFLFRPRALAASEYFLGGIRRYEPEEEEEELSSPIQCSVKVEIPGSSDRRLMKMNDCQILPLGHQYRMIGCNAKEYINVVVLPLNQEGGGGGDFVVLLNFTKVLLVYRSTEMRWRRLHTQPFTTATCEELFTFRGKFYAIFISGDFFAFDPHFLGLTTLKPLELPNCGSCNDLVQSGDDELFLVETIIPRNDDVLSFNRLTLRVCRLDVEAGQWVVVTDIGDRVFIIGEFGSVSCSAKEFPEGCGVSGNSILYTLFFFEQTNI; encoded by the exons ATGACAGAACCTGCGACATCATCATCCTCGTCTCTTCCCTTAGATAGT GTTTCAAAACTGTCTCTGTCTCCATCAACGAACGAGATCACAGTGTCCGTAGTACCGGACTG TTTGCACCCTGTGGCGATCCATGATAACAAAGGCTCGTGGAGCCTCGAAAGGATCCCTCTGTTCCTCTTTAGACCCAGAGCTCTTGCTGCTTCTGAGTATTTCTTGGGAGGGATAAGGCGATATGAGccagaagaggaggaggaagagctTTCATCTCCTATCCAATGCTCGGTGAAAGTGGAGATTCCAGGATCATCTGATCGGAGGTTGATGAAGATGAATGATTGTCAGATCCTCCCTCTTGGCCATCAGTACAGAATGATTGGTTGCAATGCTAAAGAGTACATAAACGTGGTTGTTCTTCCTCTAAACCaggagggaggaggaggaggagattttGTTGTTCTCCTTAACTTCACTAAAGTTTTGTTGGTGTATAGAAGCACTGAGATGAGGTGGAGGCGGTTACATACACAGCCATTCACAACAGCTACGTGCGAGGAGCTATTCACTTTCAGAGGCAAGTTTTATGCAATCTTTATTAGCGGAGATTTTTTCGCTTTCGATCCTCATTTCCTGGGACTGACTACCTTGAAGCCCTTGGAGCTACCCAACTGTGGTTCATGCAATGATCTGGTTCAATCTGGCGACGATGAACTTTTCCTTGTTGAGACAATCATCCCTCGTAATGACGATGTGTTAAGTTTCAATCGGTTAACGCTAAGAGTGTGTAGGCTAGATGTGGAGGCTGGTCAGTGGGTGGTGGTCACCGACATAGGAGACCGTGTGTTTATTATTGGAGAGTTTGGGAGTGTCTCGTGCTCAGCTAAAGAGTTTCCTGAGGGTTGTGGCGTGAGTGGGAACTCAATTTtgtatactctttttttttttgagcaaacaAACATTTAA
- the LOC125608203 gene encoding uncharacterized protein LOC125608203: MSHRYSRTEKGKERAEEFPPRKPLVRIPDANVSGLIERNKLTLIGRVTNPSIQKTRALVDFFLQQWNVVGRITGRDLGPTLFQFGFESERDLQTILAKAPFHFKNWMFILQRWEPVVSDTFPGRIPFWIRVHGIPLHYWIDETIEAIGAALGPIDDREVDKARLRVQVNGLKPLIMKMDLQLPSREIVEVELEYEKIGKHCFFCKSLDHEDSEKRRCPLSRSHHGERRDLGISQQNTLERIEEGRRRQDDRRFSRQQNLANNRVTRWTNTRNANPHSDVVARVYSSRNESGRSSEFEENKRRYDDRSLSHRSATPRGSRTYHTSHEHTSNSRREGSYRVKEHTGSVLPQEQHGSPVRDVTSRSHLSPVTNPSADQRRASLASRLSDPRSEHVSSEDRIPAKERLSVNTMRTAERDLANSEALGPLVREKIPTKGAPLLLNDKSITRPSSSTIFESGRIGLCERSPIRTLSEDRIHVSLRLGSLRADEDEEQDNVFDLQLQQALSTKAAGKRIAENSQDCKRMSKNTGQGITVKRRRVTKVHSSPRRKLMLDAITAGGRSQTRKKLKNGPTTKLIPAIVRKEKDFHPLQGSLP, translated from the coding sequence ATGTCTCACCGTTACTCGAGAACGGAGAAAGGTAAAGAGAGAGCTGAGGAGTTTCCACCACGCAAACCGCTGGTGAGGATCCCGGATGCGAATGTCTCTGGCCTCATTGAACGCAACAAGCTCACTCTCATTGGAAGAGTCACCAACCCTTCGATTCAGAAAACAAGGGCGCTAGTGGATTTCTTTCTACAACAATGGAATGTTGTGGGTAGAATAACAGGACGGGATCTTGGCCCTACTCTGTTTCAGTTCGGCTTTGAGTCAGAGAGGGATCTCCAGACTATTCTTGCAAAAGCCCCCTTTCACTTTAAGAACTGGATGTTCATTCTACAAAGGTGGGAGCCAGTCGTGTCTGATACCTTCCCAGGCCGAATCCCTTTTTGGATTAGAGTCCATGGCATTCCTCTCCACTACTGGATAGATGAAACCATTGAAGCTATTGGTGCTGCCCTAGGCCCCATTGATGATCGTGAAGTTGATAAAGCTCGCCTCAGGGTCCAGGTAAATGGTTTAAAGCCTCTCATTATGAAGATGGACCTGCAATTGCCATCTCGAGAAATAGTGGAAGTCGAGTTGGAGTATGAAAAAATTGGGAAACACTGTTTCTTCTGTAAGTCTCTCGATCATGAGGATAGTGAAAAGCGCAGATGCCCTCTGTCTCGCTCACACCACGGGGAAAGAAGAGACTTGGGTATCTCTCAACAGAACACTTTAGAGAGAATTGAAGAAGGTCGGAGACGTCAAGATGATCGGAGGTTCTCTCGTCAACAGAACCTCGCAAACAATAGAGTGACCCGATGGACGAACACAAGGAATGCAAACCCTCATTCAGATGTGGTAGCTCGGGTATACTCCTCCCGAAATGAATCAGGAAGGAGCTCGGAATTTGAGGAGAATAAAAGACGCTATGATGATCGATCCCTATCGCACCGCAGCGCTACTCCACGAGGCTCTCGGACTTATCATACGTCGCATGAACATACCTCAAACTCGCGCAGGGAAGGTTCTTATCGGGTTAAGGAACATACTGGCTCGGTTCTACCTCAAGAACAGCATGGCTCTCCAGTTAGAGATGTTACCTCTCGATCACACCTCTCCCCGGTGACAAACCCGTCGGCAGATCAGAGGAGAGCTAGTCTAGCGTCCAGACTATCAGACCCGCGATCAGAACATGTATCAAGCGAGGATAGAATCCCGGCAAAGGAGAGACTATCTGTTAACACGATGAGGACCGCTGAAAGAGATTTGGCAAACTCTGAGGCCCTTGGGCCACTGGTCAGAGAAAAAATCCCAACGAAGGGAGCGCCACTTCTCTTGAATGACAAATCCATTACTCGCCCGTCGAGTTCTACTATCTTTGAGTCTGGGAGGATTGGACTTTGCGAAAGATCTCCCATCAGGACCTTAAGCGAAGACAGAATTCACGTGTCGCTAAGGCTTGGGTCTCTACGAGCAGATGAGGATGAAGAGCAAGACAATGTTTTTGACTTACAGCTACAACAAGCACTGTCAACTAAGGCAGCCGGGAAACGAATTGCTGAGAACTCCCAAGATTGCAAGAGAATGTCAAAGAATACCGGCCAAGGTATCACAGTTAAAAGAAGACGTGTCACAAAGGTTCATTCCTCACCTCGGAGAAAACTGATGTTGGACGCAATTACAGCGGGAGGCAGATCACAAACCAGGAAGAAACTCAAGAATGGACCGACGACAAAGCTGATACCCGCAATCGTGCGTAAGGAGAAGGATTTTCATCCTCTCCAAGGCTCTCTTCCTTAG